The segment TAAAAAAGAGTATAACAAATATTATTGGGAAATATGTAATCGGTTTTGTTTTTGTTTTCTCAATGTATTCATCGGGAGTAAATTCTTTCATGGCAAGCTTCATAATTACATTTGTTGCTTTATCCAATCCTCCATAAAAATCATTGTTTCTAAAATAAGGAAGAAGTTCCTTTTCTACTATTCTTTTTGCAATAGCATCAGGAATAACAGGTTCAAGCCCATAACCAACAGCAATGAATGTTTTCCTTTCTCCTTGCCCTCCTGTTGGCTTAACTAAAATTACTACACCATTATTAAATTTCTTTTGACCTACACCCCATTTTTCACCAATTTCATAAGCAAACATTGATTTATCTTGTCCATTAAGGTCATCAACAATTACTATAACTATTTGAGTTGATGTTGAGTTATTAAACTTTACAAGTTTTTGTTCAAGTTGAGCAACTTCATTTGCATTTAGTATTCCAACATAGTCGTTAACCAATCGAGCTTTTTTAGGTCTTTCAGGTACTTGAGCATTAATAATTGTTGTAAATAACAGCAGTAATATTATTGATAGTATTTTGTTTTTCATTCTAATTTAGCTTTAAATGTTTTTAATTATTTCCAAAAGAAATATCATCGGGAAGCTCATTAATATCTTCTCCTTCCATGTATGGAAAATATTTTTTAAGCTTTTCTCCAGCCATGCTAATTCCTTTAGTAAGCCCTTTTGTAAAAT is part of the Bacteroidota bacterium genome and harbors:
- a CDS encoding TPM domain-containing protein is translated as MKNKILSIILLLLFTTIINAQVPERPKKARLVNDYVGILNANEVAQLEQKLVKFNNSTSTQIVIVIVDDLNGQDKSMFAYEIGEKWGVGQKKFNNGVVILVKPTGGQGERKTFIAVGYGLEPVIPDAIAKRIVEKELLPYFRNNDFYGGLDKATNVIMKLAMKEFTPDEYIEKTKTKPITYFPIIFVILFFIIFRAISVRSYSRSNSIPFWTALFLMSSMGGHGGSYGSFSSGSGGFGGFGGGGFGGGGAGGSW